From a region of the Helianthus annuus cultivar XRQ/B chromosome 5, HanXRQr2.0-SUNRISE, whole genome shotgun sequence genome:
- the LOC118492384 gene encoding uncharacterized protein LOC118492384 produces the protein MNMCDCCGLFVNDCVCGHKTIRSDWSWVSDDDDTNIGIRAKGLTGSGRDYDQGENRVRGNKGKSVMTDYGEDVFVRSGECGRAAEADEYAQGKPTMRTGVSPMKKFPKKVFQKGFTKKYGKKPNAPVGRPRKPGVRCFKCKKFGHIASICPSKYIILSPLPVECDYIVKDTCGGKWDSIWVVDPTFKTHMTGNRNLFKCFKRHFGVVTNESKKDVSFVHGIGEVRVPVDGKDKTIPCVSYAPKLDRNVLSLEQLLFQGIETVTMGEKCVLKKMFGCRSKGLDIYEDKSETDLEQDYLNTFYDNLGVDNGYKKEKEEFQECLGDYYEREFEKSKNKKKVYDERPNARKVVYSKKAKKALLIYIEGEKDNPRQSRQMLRERAITLSQLEEDVVERGLIMESCIEPGDLITLHEEIKKHPRFFDAPFEEVLVWFITDFLGIVCEKAMPPELIDGRDLSLILLHRIVKHNGGFDEIMKKDMWGEISVKYGYEADDAYEMKVAFIYYLELVEWYFDYIKKERAREKVGMAESSSNCGWIDDSSDDDMVVKIEVTNNRKE, from the coding sequence ATGAACATGTGTGATTGTTGTGGGTTGTTCGTAAATGATTGTGTTTGTGGTCACAAGACCATCCGTTCCGattggtcctgggtttccgatgacgatgataccaacattggtatcagagccaaaggtttaaCAGGAAGCGGAAGGGATTATGATCAAGGAGAAAACCGAGTTCGTGGAAACAAAGGGAAATCGGTTATGACCGATTATGGTGAAGATGTGTTTGTTCGTAGTGGAGAGTGCGGCCGGGCGGCGGAAGCGGATGAGTACGCGCAGGGGAAGCCAACCATGCGGACCGGGGTATCACCAATGAAAAAGTTTCCAAAGAAGGTATTCCAAAAGGGTTTCACGAAGAAGTACGGGAAGAAACCTAATGCACCAGTGGGTAGGCCAAGAAAACCGGGGGTTCGGTGTTTCAAGTGCAAGAAGTTTGGCCACATCGCGTCAATTTGCCCTAGTAAGTATATCATATTATCACCATTACCAGTCGAGTGTGATTATATTGTAAAGGATACTTGCGGGGGTAAATGGGATTCAATCTGGGTTGTGGATCCCACGTTTAAGACGCACATGACGGGAAACCGTAATTTGTTCAAGTGTTTCAAGAGACACTTCGGGGTTGTAACGAATGAAAGCAAGAAAGACGTTTCGTTTGTTCATGGAATTGGTGAAGTAAGAGTGCCGGTGGACGGCAAGGATAAGACAATCCCGTGTGTTAGTTACGCACCAAAACTTGACAGGAATGTTCTAAGTTTGGAACAACTCCTGTTTCAAGGGATTGAGACGGTTACTATGGGTGAGAAGTGCGTATTGAAGAAGATGTTCGGTTGTCGATCAAAGGGGTTGGACATATACGAAGATAAGTCGGAAACTGATCTGGAACAAGATTATCTTAACACTTTCTACGATAATCTTGGGGTCGATAATGGGTacaagaaagagaaagaagagtttCAAGAGTGTCTGGGGGATTATTATGAACGAGAATTCGAGAAGtcgaaaaataaaaagaaagtgtACGATGAACGCCCAAACGCTAGGAAGGTTGTGTACTCGAAGAAAGCAAAGAAGGCTTTATTGATCTACATCGAAGGCGAGAAGGATAATCCACGCCAATCAAGGCAAATGCTTCGGGAACGGGCAATAACTCTCTCTCAACTCGAGGAGGACGTTGTTGAAAGGGGGTTAATCATGGAAAGTTGCATTGAACCAGGGGATCTTATCACACTACACGAAGAAATCAAGAAGCACCCAAGATTCTTCGACGCACCATTCGAGGAAGTTTTAGTTTGGTTCATCACGGACTTTCTAGGGATTGTTTGTGAAAAAGCAATGCCGCCGGAGTTAATTGATGGACGTGATCTTAGCCTCATACTACTACACCGCATCGTGAAGCACAACGGTGGGTTTGATGAAATAATGAAGAAAGACATGTGGGGCGAGATATCGGTGAAATATGGCTACGAAGCGGATGACGCTTACGAGATGAAGGTCGCCTTCATTTATTATCTAGAGTTGGTCGAATGGTATTTTGATTACATCAAGAAGGAGCGTGCAAGAGAGAAAGTTGGCATGGCCGAAAGCTCAAGCAATTGCGGATGGATCGATGATTCAAGCGAcgatgacatggtggtcaagATCGAGGTCACCAACAACCGCAAGGAGTGA